Proteins encoded by one window of Ramlibacter tataouinensis:
- a CDS encoding SDR family NAD(P)-dependent oxidoreductase, which produces MTGSTDSPIRFGLQGRVCIVTGAAQGIGEACARRFAADGAQVVIADIEDARGQALAAELGGAFVHCDVGDKAQVDAMVAEVMQRHGRIDVLVNNAGIFKAADFLDVSEADFDAVLRVNLKGSFLAGQAVAREMARAGRGAIVNMSSVNGVLAIPTIASYNVSKGGINQLTRVMALALADKGIRVNAVAPGTIATELAARAVLTSEDAKHRILSRTPMKRLGEPAEIADVVAWLASDAASYVTGEIVVVDGGRMTLNYTVPV; this is translated from the coding sequence ATGACCGGATCCACCGACTCCCCCATCCGCTTCGGCCTGCAAGGCCGCGTCTGCATCGTCACCGGCGCTGCGCAGGGCATCGGCGAAGCCTGCGCCCGCCGCTTCGCCGCCGACGGCGCGCAGGTGGTGATCGCCGACATCGAGGACGCGCGCGGCCAGGCGCTGGCGGCCGAACTGGGCGGCGCCTTCGTCCATTGCGACGTCGGCGACAAGGCGCAGGTCGATGCGATGGTGGCCGAGGTCATGCAGCGGCACGGCCGCATCGACGTGCTGGTCAACAACGCCGGCATCTTCAAGGCGGCGGATTTCCTCGACGTGAGCGAGGCCGACTTCGACGCGGTGCTGCGCGTCAACCTCAAGGGCTCTTTCCTCGCCGGCCAGGCGGTGGCGCGCGAGATGGCCCGGGCCGGCCGCGGCGCGATCGTCAACATGAGTTCGGTCAACGGCGTGCTGGCGATCCCCACCATCGCCAGCTACAACGTCAGCAAGGGCGGCATCAACCAGCTCACGCGGGTGATGGCGCTGGCGCTGGCCGACAAGGGCATCCGCGTCAACGCGGTCGCGCCCGGCACCATCGCCACCGAGCTGGCGGCCCGGGCGGTGCTGACCAGCGAGGACGCGAAGCACCGCATCCTGAGCCGCACGCCCATGAAGCGGCTGGGCGAGCCGGCGGAGATCGCCGACGTGGTCGCCTGGCTGGCCAGCGATGCCGCCAGCTACGTCACCGGCGAGATCGTGGTGGTCGATGGCGGGCGGATGACGCTGAACTACACGGTGCCGGTGTGA
- a CDS encoding DUF2062 domain-containing protein, with protein sequence MFQRLRGLVPTRDALQRNRWLRWLGPALHHPRLWHLSRRGLAMGVALGVFFGLLFPLAQIPFSAAAAVALRAHVPAAVASTLVSNPATFGPIYYAAWRLGAALLGEAGPAPGDALSETAPEEGATPDAGWFGQALRRVKAVGKPLLLGLSIFAVSMGLLSYVLASWIWALRVRLRRKRRLAARTRP encoded by the coding sequence ATGTTCCAGCGATTGCGCGGCCTGGTTCCCACCCGCGATGCCTTGCAGCGCAACCGCTGGCTGCGCTGGCTGGGGCCGGCGCTGCACCATCCGCGCCTGTGGCACCTGAGCCGCCGCGGGCTGGCCATGGGCGTGGCCCTGGGCGTGTTCTTCGGCCTGCTGTTCCCGCTGGCGCAGATCCCGTTCTCCGCCGCGGCCGCCGTGGCGCTGCGCGCCCACGTGCCGGCGGCGGTGGCCAGCACGCTCGTATCCAATCCCGCCACCTTCGGGCCGATCTACTACGCGGCCTGGAGACTGGGCGCCGCGCTGCTCGGCGAGGCGGGACCTGCGCCCGGCGATGCCCTGTCCGAAACCGCGCCGGAGGAGGGCGCGACGCCCGACGCCGGCTGGTTCGGCCAGGCGCTGCGCCGTGTCAAGGCGGTTGGCAAGCCCCTGCTGCTGGGCCTGTCGATCTTCGCCGTCAGCATGGGCCTGCTGTCGTACGTGCTGGCGTCGTGGATCTGGGCGCTGCGCGTGCGGCTGCGGCGCAAGCGGCGGCTGGCCGCCCGCACCCGCCCCTGA
- a CDS encoding NAD(P)H-binding protein — translation MRAAPASFRTALVAGASGLVGREILAGLLADRSLAKVHTLGRRELPATHPKLEQHVVDFATLPALPPVDEVYLALGTTIKVAGSQQAFRAVDHDANLAVARAARKAGATRLALVSAMGADARSSIFYNRVKGELEAALAGLGYEALVIARPSMLAGDRQSLGQPVRSGEVLALRVSTALRPLIPANFRSIRAADVAAALLQALPRARGTTVLPSGAMQGASARA, via the coding sequence ATGCGTGCGGCGCCCGCCTCCTTCCGCACCGCCCTCGTGGCCGGTGCCAGCGGGCTGGTCGGGCGCGAGATCCTGGCGGGGCTGCTGGCCGACCGGAGCCTGGCCAAGGTCCACACCCTCGGGCGGCGCGAACTGCCGGCGACCCACCCCAAGCTCGAGCAGCACGTCGTCGATTTCGCCACGCTGCCGGCGCTGCCGCCGGTCGATGAGGTCTATCTGGCCCTGGGCACCACCATCAAGGTGGCAGGCAGCCAGCAGGCCTTCCGCGCCGTGGATCACGACGCCAACCTGGCCGTTGCCCGGGCGGCGCGCAAAGCCGGCGCCACCCGCCTCGCGCTCGTCAGCGCCATGGGTGCGGACGCCAGGTCCTCGATCTTCTACAACCGCGTGAAGGGTGAACTCGAGGCCGCGCTGGCCGGGCTGGGTTACGAAGCGCTGGTCATTGCGCGGCCCTCCATGCTGGCCGGCGACCGCCAGTCGCTCGGTCAGCCGGTGCGATCCGGCGAGGTCCTGGCCCTGCGCGTCAGCACGGCGCTGCGACCGCTGATTCCCGCCAACTTCCGCTCGATCCGCGCCGCCGACGTGGCCGCCGCCCTGCTGCAGGCACTGCCGCGGGCCCGCGGCACCACGGTGCTGCCGTCGGGCGCCATGCAGGGCGCGTCGGCGCGGGCTTGA